Proteins found in one Aspergillus chevalieri M1 DNA, chromosome 2, nearly complete sequence genomic segment:
- a CDS encoding uncharacterized protein (COG:S;~EggNog:ENOG410PYPT;~InterPro:IPR036875,IPR001878;~PFAM:PF00098;~go_function: GO:0003676 - nucleic acid binding [Evidence IEA];~go_function: GO:0008270 - zinc ion binding [Evidence IEA]) → MFKTLTTAFRKPHRRMEADAELQTMYMRPGDKFPEFLARFLLLASEAGIPDDLYKIELNRQLTDKVKELSLPYIGDDKTFDEFTAYVGMVVQCLNTNAQEAKRRNLSQNSRNHSNTNPSKAPNSSGSTKLDDNTQQELMSQGKCFHCKETGHVFRDCPRRKKNNNITQLRKIEAVPESSNNNSGNGDA, encoded by the coding sequence ATGTTCAAGACACTCACCACTGCTTTTCGAAAACCCCATCGCCgcatggaagctgatgcaGAATTACAAACTATGTACATGCGCCCTGGTGACAAATTTCCTGAATTCCTAGCCAGGTTCCTGTTGCTAGCGAGTGAGGCCGGGATCCCTGATGATCTATacaagattgaactcaacaGACAACTCACTGATAAAGTCAAGGAGTTGTCTCTTCCCTACATTGGTGATGACAAGACTTTTGATGAATTCACAGCCTATGTGGGAATGGTAGTCCAGTGCTTGAATACCAATGCCCAAGAAGCCAAACGCCGCAATCTGAGTCAGAACTCTCGCAACCACTCCAACACGAATCCCTCGAAGGCTCCCAACAGCTCAGGCAGTACCAAGCTTGACGACAATACACAACAGGAGCTGATGAGCCAAGGCAAATGCTTCCACTGCAAGGAGACAGGCCATGTGTTCCGGGACTGCCCCCGTCGGAAAAAGAACAATAACATCACCCAACTTCGCAAGATCGAAGCGGTTCCTGAGTCATCGAACAACAACTCAGGAAATGGGGATGCCTAG
- a CDS encoding uncharacterized protein (COG:B;~EggNog:ENOG410Q2VH;~InterPro:IPR041373), with protein sequence MTPSEQNYKIHDKELLAIVVALNEWRARAELEGLRKATNTELLPGQQAEEPPPITVNGQDEWEVEEIIASQLSYRKLQNLSNSYPQQRN encoded by the coding sequence ATGACCCCCTCCGAGCAAAATTAcaagatccatgacaaggagctTCTAGCCATTGTTGTGGCATTGAATGAATGGAGAGCGAGAGCGGAGCTTGAAGGGCTGCGCAAGGCTACCAATACAGAACTGCTGCCTGGCCAGCAGGCAGAAGAGCCACCACCCATCACAGTTAATGGTCAGGATGAATGGGAAGTAGAGGAGATTATCGCTTCACAGCTGAGCTATCGGAAGCTGCAAAATCTATCAAATAGCTATCCACAGCAACGCAATTAG
- the KES1 gene encoding OSBP family protein (COG:T;~EggNog:ENOG410PH58;~InterPro:IPR037239,IPR000648,IPR018494;~PFAM:PF01237;~go_function: GO:0008289 - lipid binding [Evidence IEA]), whose product MSSKDPQSNIPASSRGSWSSFLKSIASFSGDLSSLTAPPFILSSTSLTEYSAYWAEHPALFVAPAKEADPEKRALAVLKWFLSTLRQQYCSRSEKLGSEKKPLNPFLGELFLGKWDSDSDVGETKLYSEQVSHHPPVTAYAISNDKHGVELQGYNAQKASFSSTIQVKQLGHALLSVTPPGADKNDPSQQEKFLITLPTLHIESLIYGTPFVELEKSTKIASSSGYIAKIDYSGKGWLSGKKNTFTASLYKESEGEKKPLYTIDGQWSDSFTIKNARTKEEVERYVVHDNKTTPLQLAPLEEQSIFESRRSWQHVAASIEKGDMDATSAHKSRIENAQREMRKIEKAEGREWERRFFNRVDEKGDETFLRLAKMLQITGSLDTDKTNGIWRFDREQAATAQPPYHNAGGEALGITQ is encoded by the exons ATGTCTTCCAAGGATCCACAAAGCAATATTCCTGCTTCCAGCAGGGGCTCTTGGTCGAGCTTCCTCAAG TCTATTGCCTCTTTCTCTGGAGATCTTTCCTCGTTGACTGCTCCACCGTTCATCCTCTCCTCCACTTCCTTGACGGAATACTCTGCGTATTGGGCCGAGCATCCGGCTTTGTTCGTCGCCCCGGCAAAAGAGGCTGACCCTGAGAAGAGGGCCCTTGCCGTTCTCAAGTGGTTTTTGAGCACCCTTCGCCAGCAGTACTGCAGTCGCAGCGAGAAGTTGGGTAGCGAGAAAAAGCCGCTGAACCCGTTCCTGGGAGAACTCTTCCTTGGAAAGTGGGACTCTGATTCCGATGTGGGTGAGACGAAGTTATACAGTGAGCAAGTTAG CCACCACCCTCCGGTTACCGCCTACGCAATTTCAAACGACAAGCACGGGGTCGAG TTGCAAGGGTACAATGCGCAAAAGGCTTCATTCTCTAGCACCATTCAGGTGAAGCAGCTGGGACATGCGCTGCTCTCGGTCACCCCACCGGGGGCGGACAAGAACGATCCGTCTCAGCAAGAGAAATTCTTGATAACTCTACCCACTCTGCACATTGAATCCCTGATTTACGGTACTCCGTTCGTCGAACTGGAGAAGTCTACAAAGATTGCCAGCAGCAGCGGTTACATCGCGAAGATCGACTACTCCGGCAAGGGGTGGTTGAGTGGCAAGAAGAATACTTTCACTGCCAGCTTGTACAAGGAGAGtgagggagagaagaagcccTTGTACACCATCGATGGGCAATGGTCTGATTCGTTTACCATCAAGAACGCCCGCACCAAGGAGGAAGTAGAAAGGTACGTAGTGCACGACAACAAGACCACGCCTTTGCAATTGGCACCGCTCGAGGAGCAGAGCATCTTCGAGAGTCGGCGTTCATGGCAGCATGTCGCAGCCTCTATTGAGAAAGGCGACATGGACGCGACATCCGCGCACAAATCTCGAATCGAAAATGCGCAGCGTGAGATGCGCAAGATTGAAAAGGCCGAGGGCCGTGAATGGGAGCGACGGTTCTTCAACCGTGTCGACGAGAAGGGTGACGAGACCTTCCTACGACTTGCCAAGATGCTCCAGATCACTGGAAGCCTTGACACCGACAAGACTAACGGAATCTGGCGATTTGATCGGGAACAGGCGGCCACTGCCCAGCCACCGTACCACAATGCTGGCGGCGAAGCGCTCGGGATAACCCAGTGA
- a CDS encoding putative MFS transporter (COG:G;~EggNog:ENOG410PGZ4;~InterPro:IPR020846,IPR011701,IPR036259;~PFAM:PF07690;~TransMembrane:12 (i88-113o125-144i156-175o181-202i214-239o245-264i306-325o345-366i387-408o420-442i463-484o490-507i);~go_function: GO:0022857 - transmembrane transporter activity [Evidence IEA];~go_process: GO:0055085 - transmembrane transport [Evidence IEA]) yields the protein MLKVFGSRSKQNASGMAEEGCSRNSSMTQLPPEEAQRPQSEYGEPPGTPNTLVQVPSNLTNQDLPPVTDESDDENAEQYKRFSPARKIIIVSIISYCAFLAPISSTAILIAVPEVGKTFGTNGDIINASNALYLAFMGISSTFWGPISQVYGRRPIFVVSSILFCAFTIATTLSPDLAAYFVFRVLTAFQGTSFLVVGSSAVGDIFEQRKRATALVWVLSGSMVGPAIGPFLGGVVVTFRQWRVVFWLLSAMNGFAALLIICFFPETIPYKSSRELKGHTLPKKTKMVLHRISPIRVIVMLFKYPNIFSVGLAAGALVWNQYALLTPIRYILNPRFNLHSPIQSGLFYLVPGAGFLAGSLVGGRWVDYCMKKCVAKRGGVRISEDRLKSSLVHIILIVPGCILIYGWTLEKEVGGIPVPVIAMFVQGVSQLFCMPSLNTYCLDVMHHKGRSAEVVAGNYVFRYVFAALGTGVALPAIEAIGVGWFNTLSALFLSLTGGLIWLTAIYGPKWREAIDAKDEQKAASRKEVS from the exons ATGCTCAAGGTCTTCGGTTCAAGATCAAAACAAAATGCCTCTGGCATGGCAGAGGAAGGATGCTCAAGGAATTCTTCCATGACACAGCTTCCCCCGGAGGAGGCACAAAGACCCCAGTCAGAGTATGGGGAGCCCCCAGGGACTCCCAATACTCTTGTGCAAGTCCCAAGCAACCTCACAAATCAAGACCTGCCCCCAGTTACCGATGAGTCCGATGATGAGAACGCAGAACAATACAAGCGTTTCTCGCCAGCTCGCAAGATCATCATTGTTTCCATCATCTCGTACTGCGCTTTCCTCGCTCCTATCTCTTCCACAGCAATTCTTATAGCCGTTCCTGAAGTTGGAAAGACCTTCGGAACCAATGGAGATATCATCAACGCTAGCAATGCTCTCTACCTGGCATTCATGGGCATTTCATCTACATTCTGGGGTCCGATAAGCCAAGTTTATGGTCGTCGTCCT atcttcgtcgtcagCAGTATCCTGTTTTGTGCCTTTACCATTGCAACAACTCTATCGCCTGACCTGGCAGCCTATTTCGTATTCCGTGTCCTCACTGCCTTCCAAGGGACGTCCTTTCTGGTTGTGGGTAGTTCTGCAGTGGGTGATATCTTCGAGCAACGCAAGAGAGCAACCGCACTGGTGTGGGTGCTCTCAGGCAGTATGGTCGGACCTGCCATTGGTCCATTCCTTGGA GGTGTCGTCGTTACTTTCCGCCAATGGAGAGTTGTCTTCTGGTTGCTGAGCGCCATGAACGGATTCGCTGCCCTGCTGatcatctgcttcttccCTGAAACGATCCCCTACAAGTCTAGCCGCGAACTCAAGGGCCACACCCTTCccaagaagaccaagatggtGCTCCACCGTATCTCTCCCATCCGCGTTATCGTCATGCTCTTCAAGTACCCCAACATCTTCAGCGTTGGTCTTGCTGCCGGTGCCCTGGTCTGGAACCAATACGCCCTCCTCACCCCCATCCGCTACATTCTCAACCCTCGCTTCAACCTCCACAGTCCCATCCAATCTGGCCTTTTCTACCTCGTCCCTGGAGCCGGTTTCCTCGCAGGCAGTCTCGTCGGCGGCCGCTGGGTCGACTACTGCATGAAAAAATGCGTCGCAAAGCGCGGCGGCGTGCGCATCTCCGAAGACCGCCTCAAGTCCTCTCTCGTGCACATCATCCTTATCGTCCCCGGCTGCATCCTCATCTACGGCTGGACCCTCGAGAAGGAAGTCGGCGGCATCCCCGTCCCCGTCATCGCCATGTTCGTTCAGGGTGTCTCGCAGCTCTTCTGCATGCCCAGTCTTAACACCTACTGTCTCGACGTGATGCACCACAAGGGCCGCAGCGCTGAAGTCGTCGCGGGTAACTATGTCTTCCGATACGTCTTCGCCGCCTTGGGCACCGGTGTCGCCCTGCCTGCCATCGAGGCCATCGGCGTCGGATGGTTCAACACCCTCAGTGCTCTTTTCCTGTCGCTGACTGGCGGTCTCATCTGGCTGACTGCCATCTACGGACCTAAGTGGCGTGAAGCTATTGATGCCAAGGATGAGCAGAAGGCTGCTAGTCGCAAAGAGGTTTCATGA
- a CDS encoding uncharacterized protein (COG:G;~EggNog:ENOG410PFUJ;~InterPro:IPR024671,IPR036259;~PFAM:PF11700;~TransMembrane:11 (o123-145i157-176o182-206i255-273o279-298i336-359o371-392i404-423o435-453i465-488o500-521i)) — MTSPEGGIDDSVTGQELDTFRKTSATVKETMPQQPTQPNRDEYERLFGIDDFLDEQPTTSRRELWSYYLYYNGDNGVGPGSYSQALFQWALKNAGWQPGTNPPKPCTESSPCVVPWAGGARSISSIILIANGLCFSFMTVIFIWLGSAADYGSFGRWLLLALTVICWGFQYGMMAITSPNQWHAAMAIYVISYIAYGATLVFYAAVFPRLARHMPHVRKAREDLREGIIGQGEYDTIKSLERNHISNYSTAHSNIGYLCTLVLNLGVLLPLQHNKYSNNLALCLTNSYWVILGIWWFIHQQKRPGPDVPDGSNYFTIGFKQIWLGLREVRSLPQTFVYFVAYFLLADGLNTTETLVSIIQNNSVSFSFLQITYLGITQAVCSILSTFGFSYIQKYFKISTKSMFLCTNLFSVFIPLWGMVGLWTNRIGYHHIWEFYFYNIIFGLFQAPYYAYAQTMISELMPEGYDNMFFALFGITNRASSIIGPNVIQAIINNTQNNWMGFPFLFGICTAAMIIIAFVDVDRGREDCRKFAEARKIGRISAQ, encoded by the exons ATGACGAGCCCTGAAGGCGGCATCGATGATAGCGTGACAGGTCAAGAACTTGATACATTCCGCAAAACCTCTGCGACTGTCAAAGAGACAATGCCACAACAACCCACTCAGCCCAACCGGGACGAATACGAGCGTCTTTTCGGTATCGACGACTTTCTGGACGAACAGCCAACGACTAGTCGGAGAGAGCTGTGGTCTTATTATCTATATTACAACG GTGACAATGGGGTTGGCCCGGGATCATACAGCCAAGCATT ATTTCAGTGGGCCTTGAAAAACGCGGGCTGGCAGCCAGGAACCAATCCTCCAAAGCCGTGCACCGAATCGTCTCCATGTGTTGTTCCTTGGGCTGGGGGTGCACGGTCAATCTCCTCAATTATTCTGATCGCCAATGGCCTTTGCTTCTCATTTATGACGGTGATATTCATCTGGCTCGGGAGTGCTGCCGACTATGGCTCGTTTGGTAGGTGGCTATTGCTGGCGCTGACTGTCATCTGCTGGGGTTTCCAGTATGGTATGATGGCGATTACAAGTCCAAACCAATGGCACGCAGCGATGGCGATTTATGTTATTTCATATATCGCCTATGGTGCTACACTGGTCTTTTATGCTGCTGTGTTCCCGAGGCTTGCTCGACATATGCCACATGTCCGTAAGGCTCGCGAGGATTTGAGAGAGGGTATAATCGGCCAAGGGGAGTATGACACAATCAAATCTTTGGAAAGGAACCATATAAG CAACTATAGCACTGCCCATTCCAACATCGGCTATCTTTGCACGCTCGTCCTCAATTTGGGTGTTTTGCTCCCGCTTCAACACAACAAATATTCAAACAATTTAGCTCTTTGTTTGACAAATTCAT ATTGGGTCATACTAGGCATATGGTGGTTCATACACCAGCAGAAACGACCAGGGCCCGATGTTCCTGATGGCTCCAATTATTTTACCATAGGCTTCAAACAGATTTGGCTTGGACTCAGAGAAGTCAGGTCGCTGCCGCAGACATTTGTATACTTTGTTGCGTATTTCTTGTTGGCCGATGGACTAAATACGACCG AGACGCTGGTTTCTATTATCCAGAACAACTCAGTGTCTTTTTCGTTTCTTCAGATAACCTACCTTGGAATAACCCAGGCGGTTTGCTCGATATTGTCGACCTTCGGTTTTTCGTATATCCAAAAATACTTCAAGATATCAACCAAGAGCATGTTCCTATGTACGAACCTTTTTAGTGTCTTCATTCCGTTGTGGGGAATGGTAGGCCTATGGACAAACCGCATTGGATACCATCACATA TGGGAATTTTATTTCTACAATATCATCTTCGGTCTATTCCAGGCACCTTACTACGCA TATGCACAGACCATGATCAGCGAACTGATGCCCGAGGGATACGACAACATGTTCTTTGCTCTTTTCGGCATCACCAACCGTGCA TCCTCAATTATAGGACCCAATGTGATCCAGGCGATCATTAATAACACACAAAACAACTGGATGGGATTTCCCTTTCTATTCGGCATTTGCACCGCCGCTATGATCATCATCGCATTCGTGGACGTTGACAGGGGTCGAGAGGACTGCCGCAAGTTCGCCGAAGCACGCAAGATCGGCCGTATTTCTGCACAATAA
- a CDS encoding putative beta-N-acetylglucosaminidase (CAZy:GH3;~COG:G;~EggNog:ENOG410PJPJ;~InterPro:IPR036962,IPR036881,IPR001764,IPR016181, IPR017853,IPR000182;~PFAM:PF00933,PF13508,PF00583;~go_function: GO:0004553 - hydrolase activity, hydrolyzing O-glycosyl compounds [Evidence IEA];~go_function: GO:0008080 - N-acetyltransferase activity [Evidence IEA];~go_process: GO:0005975 - carbohydrate metabolic process [Evidence IEA]), which produces MPPTDLRKQVGQLFAVGFHGLVPSPEIKTLIRDYGLGGIVLFKRNIRDAEQLQSLTFALQNEAKVAGHEHPLFIGIDQENGLVTRISPPVAAQVPGPMALGATNSEALAHEAGKVTGQTLDFFGINMNYAPVCDINSEPLNPVIGVRSPGDDPEFVGKVASAQAKGLREQKIVPSVKHFPGHGDTAVDSHYGLPVISKTRDQLERCELVPFRRAVAEGIETVMTAHISLPAIGDGELPATLSVDALNILRKDMNYDGMVITDCLEMDGIRATYGTEQGAVMALKAGSDSIMICHTYAVQVASIDRVCEAVQSGKIPMPRFEQALRRVAKLKDIFLTWDTALRPKAIEDLASINTETAAVAKEAYSRSVTVVRSKADILPLSKSSKIVFLFPGANTPAGGAVDGEGLGRKGSYDATVYLNIIHKYNTNAVEIGYGMEGLSAEQWRQIEAADIVIFTSINARESPYQRMLGLELPKRVRELVAIAACNPYDFLEDFNIETYVATYEPTVEAFSAAMDVIFGAAPAKGVLPVGPKHTTDIPIAVSSLDLGSDLEHLTTVWNKAFSTYPLSSDRLRTLLDRPSGHYFVAWSGSVLAGFSLAYTTVNGGITSGQLAVVAVDPAYQGRGVGTTLITEIRTWFRRNFGLNRLALGSTFPRFWPGIPTDLPSKIQEFFIHRGFRLNPPTSRSVDLYQDIRGFQAPEKYVHRAKERQYTFGVLLPEHHKKCVAAQKRNFTDYTGWVEAYMVLHPDKYPSNVMVAFDKEGNQVGWTLMLPPSSPLLQRDWAFPPLCGPKTGLIGCVGVDVAHRKGGVGLALMCHAIENMKQRGIEGVFVDWVSLDGWYEQLGFEVWRSYRPGII; this is translated from the exons ATGCCACCGACAGATCTACGGAAGCAAGTCGGACAG CTCTTCGCAGTTGGGTTCCATGGTCTCGTTCCCAGTCCCGAGATCAAAACTCTGATCCGCGACTATGGCCTCGGAGGTATCGTTCTATTCAAACGGAACATCCGCGATGCAGAACAGCTCCAG TCCTTAACGTTTGCACTTCAAAACGAGGCAAAGGTCGCTGGACATGAACATCCTCTGTTTATTGGAATTGACCAAGAGAACGGACTCGTCACCAGGATATCACCCCCAGTCGCTGCTCAGGTTCCGGGTCCAATGGCATTGGGTGCTACCAACTCCGAAGCGCTCGCTCATGAGGCCGGCAAGGTTACTGGACAAACGCTGGACTTCTTCGGTATCAACATGAATTATGCACCTGTCTGCGATATCAATTCGGAGCCATTGAACCCAGTGATCGGGGTTCGAAGCCCCGGTGATGACCCCGAATTCGTTGGTAAGGTTGCCAGTGCTCAAGCAAAGGGTCTTAGGGAGCAGAAGATCGTCCCCAGCGTTAAGCACTTTCCCGGACATGGCGACACAGCGGTGGACTCTCACTACGGACTCCCTGTGATATCCAAAACTAGAGATCAGTTGGAACGATGTGAGTTAGTTCCGTTTCGCAGAGCGGTCGCGGAAGGCATTGAGACTGTAATGACAGCACACATATCTTTGCCTGCAATTGGTGATGGGGAGCTACCAGCGACGCTTTCTGTCGACGCCCTGAACATTCTTCGCAAGGATATGAACTACGACGGCATGGTGATTACCGATTGTCTTGAAATGGACGGTATTCGTGCTACATACGGCACGGAGCAGGGCGCAGTCATGGCGTTGAAAGCCGGAAGCGACAGCATTATGATTTGCCATACCTACGCTGTGCAGGTAGCTTCGATTGATCGAGTCTGCGAAGCGGTACAATCCGGAAAAATACCAATGCCCCGTTTTGAGCAAGCCCTTCGTCGGGTCGCCAAGCTCAAAGACATATTCTTGACTTGGGATACTGCTCTACGGCCAAAGGCGATCGAAGATCTCGCGTCTATCAACACAGAAACTGCTGCGGTGGCGAAAGAAGCTTACTCCCGATCAGTGACGGTCGTTCGGAGCAAGGCAGATATCCTTCCCTTgtccaaatcatcaaagATCGTGTTCCTTTTTCCAGGCGCAAATACGCCCGCTGGGGGTGCAGTGGATGGGGAAGGGCTTGGAAGGAAGGGATCATACGATGCTACCGTCTATCTCAACATTATCCACAAATACAACACTAATGCTGTTGAGATTGGCTATGGAATGGAAGGTCTATCAGCGGAGCAATGGCGTCAAATCGAAGCCGCGGATATTGTGATCTTTACTTCCATCAACGCACGAGAGTCTCCCTATCAAAGGATGCTAGGGTTGGAGCTACCAAAGCGCGTACGAGAATTGGTTGCCATAGCAGCTTGCAATCCCTACGACTTTCTTGAAGACTTTAACATCGAAACGTACGTTGCCACATACGAACCAACTGTCGAAGCCTTCTCTGCCGCCATGGATGTGATTTTTGGAGCGGCACCTGCGAAAGGGGTCTTGCCGGTCGGGCCCAAGCACACGACAGACATCCCAATTGCGGTGTCATCGCTGGACCTTGGTAGTGATTTAGAACATTTGACCACGGTGTGGAACAAAGCATTTTCTACATACCCGTTGTCTAGCGACAGATTGCGCACTCTGTTGGATCGGCCAAGTGGACACTACTTTGTTGCCTGGTCTGGATCGGTGCTTGCTGGATTCTCGCTTGCATACACTACAGTCAACGGAGGGATCACGTCGGGTCAGTTGGCAGTGGTCGCTGTGGATCCTGCATATCAAGGGAGGGGTGTTGGGACAACCCTGATAACGGAAATTCGGACATGGTTCAGGCGAAATTTCGGACTCAATCGCCTAGCCTTAGGAAGTACCTTTCCTCGCTTTTGGCCTGGAATCCCGACAGATCTGCCGTCAAAGATCCAAGAATTCTTTATTCATCGGGGATTCCGGCTCAATCCACCAACATCGCGATCTGTTGATCTGTACCAAGATATCAGAGGTTTCCAGGCTCCCGAGAAGTACGTACATCGGGCAAAAGAGCGGCAATACACCTTTGGTGTTCTCCTTCCAGAGCATCATAAAAAGTGTGTGGCAGCTCAGAAACGGAATTTCACTGATTATACG GGTTGGGTTGAGGCGTACATGGTACTCCATCCCGACAAATACCCGTCAAACGTGATGGTTGCATTTGACAAGGAAGGGAACCAGGTGGGCTGGACCCTGATGCTTCCTCCTTCATCACCTCTCCTCCAGCGAGACTGGGCTTTCCCCCCTCTTTGTGGCCCCAAGACTGGCTTGATTGGTTGCGTGGGAGTCGACGTGGCTCATCGGAAGGGAGGTGTTGGATTAGCTCTTATGTGCCATGCGATTGAGAACATGAAGCAGAGAGGTATTGAAGGTGTCTTTGTTGACTGGGTTAGTTTGGATGGTTGGTACGAACAGCTTGGATTCGAAGTTTGGCGCAGCTATCGGCCGGGTATAATTTGA
- a CDS encoding glutathione S-transferase family protein (COG:O;~EggNog:ENOG410Q1FD;~InterPro:IPR040079,IPR036249,IPR004045;~PFAM:PF13409,PF13417,PF02798;~go_function: GO:0005515 - protein binding [Evidence IEA];~go_process: GO:0006749 - glutathione metabolic process [Evidence IEA]): MLPRIVSSAGSWKAATRLAQLSSTFKASPRYFYSAMSSNITLYTWPTPNGVKASITLEELGLPYKTEGINISTNVQKEDWFLKINPNGRIPAILDGNQRVFESGAIMLYLTDKYDKERKISYAPGSSEYVEELSWLMFQMGGVGPMQGMAQYFRLLSMARR, encoded by the exons ATGTTGCCCCGCATTGTGTCAAGTGCAGGATCTTGGAAGGCTGCAACTCGTCTGGCCCAACTCTCTTCTACGTTCAAAGCATCCCCGAGATACTTCTATTCAGCAATGTCTTCCAACATTACTCTTTACACTTGGCCGACGCCCAATGGCGTCAAGGCTTCTATTACCCTCGAGGAATTGGGTCTACCATACAAAACTGAGGGCATCAACATCAGCACCAATGTTCAGAAAGAAGA CTGGTTCCTGAAGATTAATCCCAATGGCCGTATTCCTGCAATCCTCGATGGAAACCAACGCGTCTTCGAAAGCGGCGCAATTATGCTCTACCTGACAGATAAATACGacaaggaaaggaagataAGCTACGCGCCGGGATCGTCTGAATATGTGGAGGAGCTATCTTGGCTTATGTTTCAAATGGGTGGTGTTGGACCCATGCAGGGTATGGCTCAATACTTCAGGCTTTTATCAATGGCTCGTCGATGA